In the genome of Carettochelys insculpta isolate YL-2023 chromosome 17, ASM3395843v1, whole genome shotgun sequence, the window CAGTAGTAAAATAGGACAGAtcagacttttcttttttttttttttaaaatctcacacCCCTTTACTAACCTTGGCACTGAGGCATCTCTATAGCTGTTTTGAAGACAACTGTCTCCCCCCAAAATTGCTACACACAATTAAACAGTGCTGACAATAATGCAGGTTTTGTTTTTCTCTAAGTCATGTATCTACAAAACTTTTACAGTTTAATTCATAAGTTTCCAGAGAAAACTAAGCGGAAACTAAGTAATTTCAATCTACAGGGTAATAGCTACCATATGAGGAAGGGTACAGTGTAAATTGCCAGTGCACTATGATACTATATTTTCTCCCCCAAATTGGTTCAGCAGTTTTATAATAACTCAGATGTATAGCTTTTAAAAATCTAGATCTCCATTTGGCAAGGTCAGTACAGAATACTACTAGATATATGAAATAATGCAAAATTAAGACGTACATCAAGCATAATCTCTTACATGCAGAAGACTGCAattcagtgaaaaagaaaattagaGCTTCATGTATAAGCATTAAAGTTATAATATATCTAACTGAATACAGCCAATGAGCAATAGTACAGTTGTCACGACGAACTACATCTTTACAGAAAGATATGAAATCATTGGGAGCATGTAAAGGGGCTTTGTAAAGTTGCTGTTCCATTCATCCAAGACATAACATCCCAAAAGAATGGTTACCACAAGCACAGTACAAATTATGACACCCACCTGCGAATCACGCAAGCTAGTCCACAAACGTGGACACCCCCACATAAGGAcagacacttgcaaaaaaaagtCTAGgatttttcccttcccccacacatcACCAAGGAGACTTCAGCTAACCAAGCCATACACAAGTGGCCAGAAAGGGTATTGTAAGCATCTGACATCAGTGCAGGTGAGTGGAGATGAAAGTTTAATAGTGGAAAAAATCCCTGAATAATCCATACCAAAACCCTACTTAAATATATGATTTAATATCTTATTTCAGGAAGCCATTTTGGtcatttttgaaattaaaaagaaacttTTATTTCCAGCAATACTAGTTGTGAAAAGATGGGTCACTGATCCACTGTGAACATAACTCTCACCATATAAATAAAGCACCAAAGAGTCAGAAACAAGGAAAATCACCCTTAAATTATGATTTACAAGTTTATACACTATTTCCTATGCAAAAGGTTGGCCGTACAGTAAGAAATTTTTAGATAGAAGCTTAACCAGTTTTTAGTTTTAAGGGGAAATGCATATCTTGCTGTAACTTAACATAAGGTAGAAAATATTCACTGATCTATAAACATGTCAAATGAGAGAGCTGAACTTATCTGACTAGTTAACCCCATTTAACTCACTGGCCACTAAACTAAGCATCAGTAGCCACTTAGAAACCTTCAgcactgtactttttaaaaatgccatttttttcttttctgtttaattggattttttaaaaaatgtatgatAGTGCATAGCCTAAGTCAGACTTTCAAAGAGATACAGCGCCTTTCAATGCAATTTTCGCAGCATTTAAAAGGGACTTTTCTCCCCTTAAATAAGATGTTCgttgaaaaaaatctgaattgtTGAGTGCTGTATGGTAGTAAAAATATTTCAGTCACAGACTGATAAACATATACTGTGCAGTATTAAGACTGCTTGGTGTCCTTCTGCACATAGTTTACTTGGGTTCCTCAATTGTCCCCTTGCTGAGGTCTGTCATTTTGGGATATTTTACTTTTTTCTGGTCCAGTTCATTCTGAGCCCACAGAAGTAGTTTCAATAATTTAGCCAACTTGGGTGTTGACTCACGATTTTCATAGTCTAGGACAGCTTGGTTAACTTCACTCCATacctagaaaaaaaaatattaaatttagaATAGTAATTTATTAACTGAAGAACACTGTGCACTGTTTGTGGACCCATCAGGGCTGGCATGGTAGCCTTATGCCAGATAAGCAATCCTCAACTGCTACTTTAGGTCAAATTTAATACcctgtagaaaaaaaaattaaccatcCAGTGTAAAGGAAGTTTGAGAATGAGGTGGTTAGGCCAGAATGCAATGTGCTCCAGGAACCTGGTAGTGGAGCAATCCACTATGGACTATAATCCAGAAGCACAAATTAGAGCAAATTCACCACCTAGATTATCACATCACCGTAGCATTTTTGGCTGTCCAAGAACACAATTTTTATCGTGAACTTTTGAAGTTCCACTACCACTTTCTACAATAACGGCtattctttccctccctcccccacatataAAATTGAACAGTCTGTAAAAAAAATACTCTGGGGGAAAACAGTTCTCTTTACAGCCATCCCATAAGAAAGTCTACAATTTCCTTACCTTCCCTATCTAAGGAAATTCTAATGCACAACACCAGAAGACATAGGAAAAAACAGTCAAAATGAGGAAAACCAaggaatattaaaaacaaatcctGAAAGAGCAATTCTGATTTGCACTCAAAAGTGGATAAAAAGCCAGTAAAATGGAAACATCCTGTTTTCTAGAGCTATACAATAATAGAAGCATCATTCTGAACACCTTGAAGTTTTTGCTTGTCCTAACTTCTGATCTCTAAAAGAGGAAACTGTAGTTATAGattttgtagacagaaaaatGAGCCCCCTTGTTTCACAAATTGAggatgtctacattacaaaattatTACATGTTCAAAAATTATTGCTGTTACATTATAACAGAAGTCTCAGTTTTAGAAATGTCTGTTCTCCCTACCAGTTTATAAGTATTTAGTAATTAAGCACAAAATATGTTAATATTAGCATCCCCAAAGACAAATAAACGTGGAAAAAGCTTTCATTTGAGCACATATTACCTTTTGTCTCTGCATCATGTTGAGCAAATCCCCAAAGGGTGATTCTTCAGGATTATCAAAGGCAAGCAATGCCAGGGTGCGCTCCATTTCTGTCAAGCATTCTCTGCTCTcctctccttgttctgccaactgAGTCTGAGCAAATTCCAGGGCTGCCTCTGTCTCACGCTGTCGAATCAGTTCAATCAAATGCTGCTGCTACATGCATGAGGAACAAAGCAAGATTATTTGATGGAGATGTAAGTGATGTTTAATGTGTTAAGCTATAGGTATTCTTTTTCTTACATATTACTTAGCAAAGCAGTACTGAACCAGTATTTTGGCATTACTAAAACACAAAAACGCATTCTTTAACTGTTCTATTAGTTCAACAATCCTATTTTTGGAATTAAAAACCTGGAGGACATGTTTTCAAGAAGAAACTTTGTAATAGCTGCCAGAAGACGTGACTAATCAACAATAATTTTGGAGTTCATAAATCATATGCATGACCTAATCATGTTCCTCTTACCTATTACTGAATACATCAAACTAAAAATACACTTTAAAAGCTGCATTCCATGCCATAAACTAAGACTTCTCCTTACTAGAATGTTTTAGAAAGAGACAGTTAAAAATCACATCCCCATCACTTTAGTGAATGCAGACATTTACATCCTTTCTTCAATTATTCCAGTTACAAGATAAAGTGATTACTGAAACTTACCTGCAAATGAAAGTAAAGGTAGCGGTTTGTATCTAACAGTTCTGGATGGAGACTATTTATGAGTGCAATGGCTTCTTGAATCTGTCCTTTCAGTATCATTTCTCGAATTTTTATCCTTTCATCCAGAGTCTCTAGATCAACGCTAGGCTCAATTCCAGACTCCATCCGAAACTTCTCTGCGGCCTCTTTAAAGCcctctgaaatttaaaaatagatGGTCTTCGAATTGTATTTAATAAGCTATATACCAAAGTACAGATTTATCAAACCTGAATACTTCCAATTGTCTTCTATTAATGTAAAACACAGATTTTGCTTAAACAAAACCGTTAAGAGACTGAATGCATTTCTTCCGTGTTGCGAGCAGGAACTACTGGACATAATACTGTTTGATTTTGTCAATTAATAGGAACATATTACTGAACTGGCCTGGTGAGAACTGAAGCCCTCATCAGTCACCACCAGCTGCACTTCTTGGTCACATAGCCAGTCTCAAAGATAAAATCCCTGCACATGAAACCCTGAAAAATCAGACCTGAGGTCAGGAGGAGACACTGCATGGGTGTAGACTTGCTGGGCTGCACCAGATTAATAACAACCCCATCGAGCTTTGAGGCACCTGGAGTAAAACCTTACGATAAAAGACCATTGATATCTGGAACCTCACTGTTTCCATATAATGttgttttctgaattttttatttaataaactaAGCAAAAAGCATATATTAAGATGTCCAGGCAATCCTATCTGGAATCTTCTCAATGAAACAggcatttttataaatat includes:
- the GID8 gene encoding glucose-induced degradation protein 8 homolog, producing MSYAEKPDEITKDEWMEKLNNLHIQRADMNRLIMNYLVTEGFKEAAEKFRMESGIEPSVDLETLDERIKIREMILKGQIQEAIALINSLHPELLDTNRYLYFHLQQQHLIELIRQRETEAALEFAQTQLAEQGEESRECLTEMERTLALLAFDNPEESPFGDLLNMMQRQKVWSEVNQAVLDYENRESTPKLAKLLKLLLWAQNELDQKKVKYPKMTDLSKGTIEEPK